The DNA window CGTCACGATTTTGACCATGCGCTCATACTCAGTGGCAATTACATACTAAACAATCACAACAGAAATCAAAGTGTGGGTTGTATCAACATTACCCTTGCGGACAGATTTACACTCATGTATTACAATGATGGCGGTCCCGGAATTCAGAACATAGGATCAGGAGACAATTTTGATCGCTGGTGGACAGGAGGGGGAGGAATTTTTATCCATGCCAATAAAAGAGACGGTTATGAAAACTTTATGAACTACGCCGAACTAACATTTGATCAGTTCACCGGATACTCACCGTTGATTTATGAATTGTCTACAATTCTTGGATCCAATATTCCCAACTATGAAAAACTTGATGACGAAGTGCTCGATAAATTTTTCACTTCCAAGGCCTACAATTCGTCCGCGTACAACTTGAAAGTAGCCTGGCCAAGAATATATCCGGTGGCGCTTGACATAGGATTGATAGGCTCTCTGGTAGAACAAAAGAAGGGAAAAAAGATGATTTACGGTGTGCAGGATTTGATCCACGCCTCTATGGGATTTGTATTGCATCCAAACAGGGATGACACGAGATTATTTTTTGGTGCAACCTATAATGCGAGAACTTATGTTAAATAAATTTTATTTTCTACTCAGTTCAATGCTGGTTTGCTTGAATTATTCATGTTCGATTAAAACATTTACTGAAGGCGAATATGATGCAATAAATTTGCTCAAATCAAATACAGGAGATGAATACTCGCCCATCAACGCCATCTTAAAAAAGAACAGCAGTCTTGAAGATGATGAGATCACTACGGTAAAAGCCTGGGTTGGAGAATTTCCCGAATGTCTTATTGAAGAAGGAAATCTTAGGGTCATTTCATTGAGTTACAAACCTGAAGTATATCCTTGTCTCGCAAGTCCGGTAGGGTATCAGCGATATCGGCTATTTGAATTGATCACCCTAAGAAATAATCGCCTGTATTTTTTCTTATCTGAGAAACTCAACAGTCAAAAATTGTATGAACGCTCACTCATTTATTATTTCATTCCCAAAAAAGAAGACGACTCACAAGTCACGGGCAATCAATATAGATTCAACCGTTCCATCCGGCGATACAAGGGAATGATGTCTAAGAAAATGAAATTCTCAAAAAGTAAAAAAGATGAATACATATTCGAATTTCAAAACAGATCTGGTGATCAGAAAAGGGAAATTCACAAGATAATTTCTTTGGCTACCAATAAGATCAGTGGTACAAAACCATTGGTCTATGATATTACTAAAGTATTTTTTAAAAATGACACCATCAATAAAGACAGGGGCATTCCACTTATTTATGATCCAGAAACAAGTCAGCGAATATTTAATGCTTTGAGTGGAAGTAAGATGAGGAGTAGGAAGAATTAGAGAATTTGAAAATTAGTTAATTAGCTAATGAGCAAATGGGATGACTGAACGATCTCTGCTGTAAGCAGAGTATCGTGCGACAGCACGATAAGTGAAGGAACCCTGCCTGACTGCGTCGGCAGGCAGGCGCTAAAGCGGCTAACGAGAGAATTAGAGAATGAGGAAATGAGTTAATTGGAAAATTGGACTTTAAACTTCCTCATAAGTTTAGAAGTATTATTAAATTATAGAATTGGAAAATTTTTGGATTATGAATTTTCTTCAATTCTCCATCTGGTGTTGATCCAATTTTTTTGTTGTTCTTTTGGGAGGAAGGTCCAAGCTATTAGTCTGCTGGATTTATTGCCCTGTCCCATGGGAATGGTTTTTACTTCTACTGCGCCGGCAGTTTTTAAAGCCTGGTACGCGGCTTTCAGGTGAGACTGTTTGGAGACCAGGGTGGAGTACCAAAAGCAAGAGGTGGAGAATCTTCTGCTTTGACGAATCATTTGTGCGATGAAGGCAGATTCGCCGCCTTTGCACCAGAGTTCGTTGTTGTGTCCACCGAAGTTTCTTACTACTTCTGATACCGGTTTCCCTTTCAGGTTGCTTAATTTGCGTAGGGAGGCTTCACGTGCTTCATCTGCTGATCCATAAAATGGTGGATTGCAGATGCTGAGATCAAATTGTTCTTCCGGCTGTATGATTCCATAAAAAATATCTGTTGGTTCTTCCTGCAATCTAAATTCAATTTGGTCTTTTAGGAATGAGTTGGATTCAACAATATTTTTAGCGGCATCGAGGGCAACAGGATCAATGTCTGTGGCAACAAATGACCAACCGTATTCTTGATGTCCGATGATTGGATAAATGCAATTGGCTCCTACACCGATGTCGAGACATTTTATTTTTTTTCCAATAGGGATGGATCCATAATTGCTGGCTGACAAAACATCTGCAATGTGGTGGATGTAATCTGCCCTGCCGGGGATGGGAGGACACAGATAATTTTCAGGAATGTCGTAGTGGTCCACTCCATAGTAATGTTTCAACAAGGCCTGATTCAACATTTTTACAGCTTCAGGATCTGCAAAATCTATGGTCTCATCATCGTAAATATTAGGTCTTACAAACGGTGTTAGTTCCGGACAGGTTTCAATCAATTCCATGAAGTCATAACGAGCCCTGTGTTTGTTGCGCGAATGAAGTCGCGATTTTTCAGCAGGATGATCTTTTTTCTGTTCTGTCATGGTAATGGAGAAAAATTAATGGCATAAAGTTAAGATATTCAACAGAAGATCTTAAAATATTCTGAATTTATCAGAAAACTGGGTGCAAGACATTTCAGCAGGATAATGAGACTGGATTATTTATTTTTTTAATTATCAAATCTCGTTGTACTTATTCAATACTCAGATCATATTTATGCAAAAGACCTGCCAGGCCATCTGATGAAAAACGAGCTTTTCTGAGGTAGTTGGATTCAGGATCGATGGAATAGTTTTGCGAGGTGCGGAAGTCTGAAGACTCCAGGAGGGTATTGTCAAATTTTGCTCCGGAAAGATCACAGGAGTCGAATATCGCCTGCGTCAGATTTGCTTCGGTAAAATCAACCTCCTGCAAGGAACAATGAATAAATTTTGTTTTCCTTAGATTGAGTTTATAAAAAGATGAAAAGTTGAGTGTGCAATGCTGGAAAGATACAGAAAGTAAAAACTCATTGCATGCGTCAAAATGAATGCCGAGCAACTTACAATTTTTAAAAGTGACTGTTTTTAAAGAGGTTTTTGATAAGTTGACCATGCTCAGATTGCAATCATCGAAACTACATTCAGAGAAATTGAAATTGGACAAATCACTGTTTGAAAAATCGCAGTTGGAAAATTTACATTCTTCATATTCTCCAAATTCCAAAGGTGTGTTGCCATAATCCAGTTGGTGGAAGATTTTATTTTCTATGATATTGCGTTTCATGGTAGGCGATTGTAAGAGCAAAGTTTGAATTTTGCGGAATTGTAAGGTATATTTTAATTCTAATCGTAAAATTAATACATCTCCAATTCAAGAGGGGCATTAAAGGTAAAACGAAAATGAGCTGTGGGAGACTCATTTGCTAATACCTTCATTTGAATGATTGCTAATGTATATTCTGGGGGGTGGTTCTATTGGAGCGGACTTTGTGAAAGAAAGTCCGATGCAATGGCTAATGGTCTGAATATATGTCTTTTTTTTGAATGGTGCCCGCCACTTCTATGCAATATATTGCAGAGCGTTTCTATGGTTTGTATAATGTGTGAGCCCTTATTGATCATTACACATTCAGCCTGTACTGCCTGAGCCGCGTCTGTTATTTCTGATCTTGTAGCCATACCCAATTTATTTAAGTTGTCTAAAACTTGTGTAGCCCAGATAACTGGTACATGTGCAGCTTCGCAGAGCCAAAGGATTTCTTCTTGTATTTCACTCATTCTTTCGAAACCAATTTCGACGGCAAGGTCTCCTCGTGCTATCATTACCCCAAGTTTCTGATGCTTTAATCCGGTCAAAAGCAAAGCTGGAAGGTTGTGAACGGCTTCTGCAGTTTCTATTTTCAGAATTATGGCAAGTTTGTGATCTGTCGAAAGTAGTTTTTGAAGATGTATTAAATCAGCAGGTGAATTGATAAAAGAATATCCAACTAATTCTGCATGACGCCTTATGAACGGTAGACATTTGATATCGTAATCTGTTAATGATGGCATGTTTAATTTAGAATTTGGAAAATTAATTCCTTTCTCTGCCTTAATTTGCTTTTTCTTGGCAGATATTCTCTTCACGCGTAAGAAAACTACCTCTTTTTGAATTTTTTCAACTACAGTTTCAATTGTTCCATCATCAAATAATACTGTTTCACCTTTTTTAAGCCTTTTGTGAATGTCGGGAACCGTGCATCCAACGGTATTTTTTTGATCTTCAATTCTTGATTCATCGACCAATTGGATCAAACTCCCTTCTTCGATTTTAAGTTTAACTTTAGATTTAAAAACAGTTCTTATTTTAGGTCCTGCAAGATCCATGTATATTTTGCATGGAACACCTGTTTCGGTGCTTGCGCTTTTGATATTTTTATAATGTTTTGCCAGGTTTTCTTGTTGTCATGGGCACAATTAATTCTTGCAATATTCATTCCAGCCAGCAATAAACTTTTGGTTTTTTCATGATCGAGTCCAATTTCCGAATCGCAGGTCACCATGATATATGGCTTACTTTGCTTGGCAGATTTGCTAAAAAGTTGCGTTGTTTTATCATTCATGGATTTTTCTGCTGATTTAGAATCCAGCAAGTGAGGGTTATTAATTTTATCGCTTCTGAGGCATCTCAGTATTGCATGCACTTGCCCTCGTATATGACTTTCCGCACTTGCCATTGAGGACAGGCCTAAAGCATGTAATTGATTTTGTAATTCTCTAATGTCTAAACTTCTCAAAGCCAGATAGTGTAAAAAATTACAAGCATTTATTTTATTTGAAGGATGAATTTCATCCAGAAAATTTTGATAGTGTAATTCCGCTGAAGCCATTTTTTGATCAATGTCTTCCAGCTTTGCGATGACTGAATTTAAATCGGTCTCCATGATTTCAATTTTGGGTGCTAATATGGGGACATAAAATTGATCAAATGGCGATTATTACAGGTATAACAATAATTTAATATTGCATTGCAATATTAATGCATTAATATTCCTG is part of the Candidatus Vicinibacter affinis genome and encodes:
- the rlmF gene encoding 23S rRNA (adenine(1618)-N(6))-methyltransferase RlmF, whose amino-acid sequence is MTEQKKDHPAEKSRLHSRNKHRARYDFMELIETCPELTPFVRPNIYDDETIDFADPEAVKMLNQALLKHYYGVDHYDIPENYLCPPIPGRADYIHHIADVLSASNYGSIPIGKKIKCLDIGVGANCIYPIIGHQEYGWSFVATDIDPVALDAAKNIVESNSFLKDQIEFRLQEEPTDIFYGIIQPEEQFDLSICNPPFYGSADEAREASLRKLSNLKGKPVSEVVRNFGGHNNELWCKGGESAFIAQMIRQSRRFSTSCFWYSTLVSKQSHLKAAYQALKTAGAVEVKTIPMGQGNKSSRLIAWTFLPKEQQKNWINTRWRIEENS
- a CDS encoding pentapeptide repeat-containing protein, coding for MKRNIIENKIFHQLDYGNTPLEFGEYEECKFSNCDFSNSDLSNFNFSECSFDDCNLSMVNLSKTSLKTVTFKNCKLLGIHFDACNEFLLSVSFQHCTLNFSSFYKLNLRKTKFIHCSLQEVDFTEANLTQAIFDSCDLSGAKFDNTLLESSDFRTSQNYSIDPESNYLRKARFSSDGLAGLLHKYDLSIE